GGCCGTCGTTCCGCCGACACCGCTGTCCGCGGGGACGGTGCCCGAACCCGAGCCGATCGACCTCATCGAACTCGCCGGCGGCTCCGTCGCGCGGCGGGTGGCACCGTTGCTCGCGGCGATCGTCGCCGCCGTCGTCGTGTTCGTCGTGCTGCGGTCCCGGCGCCGGTGACCGTCCCGTCCGCCGCGCTGCTGCGCGGCGTCGACCTCGCGGCATTCGCGGTCGCGCTCGTCACGCGGGCACGGGCGGCCGGGGTGGCGGTCTCGGCCAGCGGCGCGGCCCGCCTCACCGAGGCGCTGCGGGTGCTGCCCCCGACCGGGCGGAGCCGGCTGTACTGGACGGCCCGCGTCACCCTCGTCGGCCGCCGCGGCGACCTCGAGCGGTTCGACGCGGTGTTCGCGTCGGTGTTCGACGAGGCGGTGCTGCCGCTCGACCCGGCCGCCCGGGCGTCGGCCCCGCCGGCGCGCGTCGAGCGCCGCGGACCCGACGACGCGGCCGTGGCGGCGCGATCGTCAGGGGATCGGGTGGCCCCGCCGTGGGTGACGCGGGACGCGGACGTCGCCGGGCTGGAGGAGACGGACGACGCCGAGGCGATCGGCGTCCCGCTGCGGCTGCCCAGCCCGCTCGAGGCGATCGCCGACCAGTCGTTCGGGGAGTTCCGCGACGAGGACCTGCGGCTGCTGGGACGGTGGCTCGAGCAGGCCCAGCTGCACTGGCCGACTCGGCGCAGCCGCCGCCGCGAACCCCACCGGCACGGGCGGGTGGATCTGCGCGCCAGCATGCGGCGGGCGCGGGGGACCGGATTCGAACCGATCCGGCTGGTCCGGTGCCGGCCGCGGGTGCGACGGCGGCGGATCGTCTTGGTGTGCGACGTGAGTCGCTCGATGCGCGGCTACGCGGACGTCTATCTGCACCTCATGCGTGCCGCCGTGGTCCGTGGAACCGGCCACGACGCGGAGGTGTTCGCGTTCTCCACCCGGCTGACGCGGCTGACCCCGGTGCTCGAACATCGCAGCGCCGACGTCGCGGTGGCCCGAGCCAACGAGCGGGTCGTGGACCGATTCGGCGGCACCCACATCGCGGGCAGCCTCGCGGCGCTGTTGTCCTCGTCACACGGCACCGTGCTGCGCGGCGCCGTGGTGATCATCGCGTCCGACGGCTGGGACAGCGATCCGCCGGCCGACCTCGCCCGCGCGGTCGCGCGTATCCGTCGCCGGGCCCACCGGCTGGTGTGGGTCAATCCTCGCGCGGCCACACCGGGTTTCGAACCGGTCGCCGGGTCGATGGCGGCGGCGCTGCCCTTCTGCGACGACTTCCTGTCCGCCCACTCGGTCGCGACGCTCGGCGAGATGCTGACGATCGTCGGTCGCGGCGCCCGCGTCCCGGAGGGCCCGGACTGGGTGAGGCCTGAGTCCGACGCGTTGTCGTAGGTCCTACGCTGGTGGGCATGGCAACACCCCTGCGAGAGCAGTCCGAGCGCGCTCCCGTTCCGTCCCCCCGTGCCGGATCCGGCATCGTCTACGCGGTCAGCGGTGTCCTCGCGGGACTGGTCGCCGCGCTGGTCGTGGCCCTGTCGGCGTCCCAGGCGCTGGTGCTCATGGGCATCCCCGACCCCGGCCCCTTCACCACGTATGGGCTGCCCGCCATTCGTGCGGTCAGCGAGATCGGGGCCGTCATCGCGATCGGCTCGCTGCTGTTCGCGGCGTTCATGGTGCCGCCGCAGAAGAACGGTGTGCTCGACGTCGACGGCTACCGTGCGGTCCGCACCGCGTCGCACGCCGCGCTCGTGTGGGCGCTGTGCGCGGTGCTCCTGGTGCCGCTGACGCTGTCGGACACGTCGGGTCAGCCGTTCCTGGTGGCGATCAAGCCGGACAACCTGTGGTCCGCGATCGGGCAGGTCGAGAACGCCGTCGCGTGGGCGTGGACCGCGGGCCTCGCCCTGGTCCTCGCGGTGGTCACCCGGCTGGCGCTGCGCTGGTCCTGGACGCCGTTCCTGCTGCTGCTCGGCGTCGCGACGATGATGCCGATCGCGCTGACGGGACACTCGTCGTCCGGCGGCTCCCACGACGTCGCGACCAACAGCCTGATCTGGCACCTGGTCGGCGCCGCCTTCTGGGCCGGCGGCCTGTTCGCGCTCCTCGCGCACGCCCGCCGGCGCGGCGCCCACACCGACGTCGCGGCCAAGCGGTTCTCGTTCGTCGCCACGATCTG
This genomic stretch from Prescottella soli harbors:
- a CDS encoding vWA domain-containing protein: MTVPSAALLRGVDLAAFAVALVTRARAAGVAVSASGAARLTEALRVLPPTGRSRLYWTARVTLVGRRGDLERFDAVFASVFDEAVLPLDPAARASAPPARVERRGPDDAAVAARSSGDRVAPPWVTRDADVAGLEETDDAEAIGVPLRLPSPLEAIADQSFGEFRDEDLRLLGRWLEQAQLHWPTRRSRRREPHRHGRVDLRASMRRARGTGFEPIRLVRCRPRVRRRRIVLVCDVSRSMRGYADVYLHLMRAAVVRGTGHDAEVFAFSTRLTRLTPVLEHRSADVAVARANERVVDRFGGTHIAGSLAALLSSSHGTVLRGAVVIIASDGWDSDPPADLARAVARIRRRAHRLVWVNPRAATPGFEPVAGSMAAALPFCDDFLSAHSVATLGEMLTIVGRGARVPEGPDWVRPESDALS